From a single Diachasmimorpha longicaudata isolate KC_UGA_2023 chromosome 13, iyDiaLong2, whole genome shotgun sequence genomic region:
- the LOC135168686 gene encoding putative aminopeptidase W07G4.4 isoform X4, with protein sequence MDYHDVRSFSEAASRGIQRALKAGVRCPMIVLLPDLRFENVELVTLLGALEGLYVPLEVRESHPTRCYKAHQLGVWSTICSQKLQAIVKLASALESGRYVARDIGGADPERMTPARVEEYIAELFHGTNVNVQVISDEDTLLQEYPLFATVNRAASVVPRHRGRVIFLTYEPQNPACVLETLLLVGKGVTYDTGGADIKIEGGMIGMSRDKCGAAACAGFMQVVNLLQPPTVKVVVALCVVRNSIGENCYVADEVITGKSGRRVRIVNSDAEGRMAMADALFHIKEMALCSVNPHILTVATLTGHAKLAAGAGYSIVMDNAVARQSSNAEKLQASGETMGDPFEISRIRREDFRFHEGRAEGDDVRQAANVLSTKLERGHQGPAAFLIMASGLDKHGACSCTPLKYTHIGIGSHLSSCHALEIPYTGNPVLAMSYCYIIQGKCLTMRNDPSDDMQYVCEIDCKPVGIAPQPCGMIGDSGRNPCIVPCTPTAGENTCQYPGDDGSGYKAPPEQLIVEPACLPNTKRNKF encoded by the exons AGCACTAAAAGCTGGTGTGAGATGTCCAATGATCGTTCTACTTCCTGACTTACGTTTCGAGAACGTCGAGCTGGTCACCCTTCTTGGTGCACTGGAGGGTCTCTACGTT CCTCTGGAGGTGAGGGAGAGCCATCCGACAAGATGCTACAAAGCCCATCAACTGGGAGTCTGGAGTACCATCTGCAGCCAGAAGCTTCAAGCCATCGTGAAACTAGCATCGGCACTCGAGAGTGGTAGATACGTCGCTAGGGATATCG GTGGTGCAGATCCTGAGCGAATGACACCAGCCAGAGTGGAGGAGTACATAGCCGAACTATTTCATGGTACAAACGTAAACGTTCAAGTCATCAGTGATGAGGATACACTTCTCCAGGAGTATCCTCTCTTCGCAACGGTAAACCGCGCTGCTTCTGTTGTACCACGTCACCGTGGTAGAGTCATATTTCTCACTTACGAGCCACAGAATCCTGCTTGTGTATTAGAGACCCTTCTACTTGTGGGTAAAGGTGTTACGTATGATACCGGTGGTGCTGATATCAAGATTGAGGGAGGTATGATTGGAATGTCGAGGGATAAGTGTGGTGCTGCTGCATGTGCTGGCTTTATGCAG GTGGTGAATCTCCTTCAACCACCGACAGTCAAGGTCGTTGTGGCGTTGTGTGTTGTACGAAATAGCATTGGGGAGAATTGTTATGTTGCCGATGAGGTGATAACTGGAAAATCCGGTAGAAGAGTTAGAATCGTTAACAGCGATGCTGAAGGAAGAATGGCCATGGCTGATGCCCTTTTTCACATCAAAGAGATGGCCCTTTGCTCGGTTAATCCTCACATATTAACCGTTGCCACATTAACTGGTCATGCCAAACTTGCTGCTGGGGCTGGTTATTCA ATTGTAATGGACAATGCGGTAGCAAGACAGTCGAGTAATGCTGAGAAACTCCAGGCATCCGGTGAGACTATGGGCGATCCATTTGAAATATCGAGAATACGTCGTGAGGATTTTAGATTTCACGAGGGTCGTGCCGAGGGCGACGACGTCAGACAAGCAGCAAATGTACTCAGTACGAAACTTGAGCGCGGCCATCAGGGCCCAGCTGCTTTTCTCATAATGGCTTCCGGCTTAGACAAG CATGGTGCCTGTAGCTGTACACCCTTAAAGTATACACACATTGGAATTGGTTCACATCTATCATCGTGCCATGCTCTTGAAATACCATACACCGGAAATCCTGTACTAGCGATGTCATATTGCTATATCATCCAGGGCAAGTGTTTGACAATGCGAAATGATCCATCCGATGATATGCAATATGTGTGTGAGATTGACTGCAAACCCGTTGGCATTGCACCACAGCCTTGTGGGATGATTGGAGATTCGGGGAGAAATCCCTGTATCGTGCCTTGCACACCTACCGCTGGTGAAAATACGTGCCAATATCCGGGGGATGACGGTAGTGGCTATAAAGCGCCGCCTGAACAACTTATTGTTGAGCCTGCTTGTCTACCCAATACCAAGAGGAATAAATTCTGA